A single region of the Glycine max cultivar Williams 82 chromosome 20, Glycine_max_v4.0, whole genome shotgun sequence genome encodes:
- the LOC100802421 gene encoding probable phytol kinase 1, chloroplastic yields MTLLSSPLLVFSAVHRRAPPPSTTTPTTNHTVRFLCSPDVPAVRLDQRLPRFVVPVAAEDLLYNAGATVGVLGGGYALVRAFDELTRRNILQQGLSRKLVHILSGLLFLVSWPIFSNSPKARYFAAFVPLVNCLRLLVNGLSLASDEGLIKSVTREGDPLELLRGPLYYVLILIFCALVFWRESPVGVVSLAMMCAGDGIADIIGRRYGSLKIPYNQHKSLAGSMSMLVFGFLVSIGMLYYYSVLGHVQLDWASTVPRVAFISFVATLVESLPITKVIDDNISVPLATMVVAFFTFHH; encoded by the exons ATGACGCTCTTATCCTCTCCCCTACTTGTTTTCTCCGCCGTCCACCGTCGTGCTCCTCCGCCATCCACCACCACCCCAACCACAAACCACACTGTCCGGTTTCTGTGTTCTCCCGACGTGCCAGCTGTCCGCTTGGATCAAAGGTTGCCGCGCTTTGTTGTCCCCGTCGCAGCAGAAGATCTGCTCTACAATGCCGGAGCCACCGTCGGCGTTCTCGGCGGCGGTTACGCTCTCGTCCGTGCCTTTGATGAACTCACTCGGAGAAACATCCTCCAACAG GGTCTGAGCAGAAAGCTGGTTCATATATTGTCTGGCTTGCTTTTTCTGGTTTCTTGGCCAATTTTCAG CAACTCCCCTAAGGCTCGCTACTTTGCTGCTTTTGTTCCTCTGGTCAACTGCTTGAGGCTTTTGGTCAATGGTCTGTCACTCGCTTCTGATGAGGGACTCATCAAATCTGTGACCAGAGAAGGAGATCCACT AGAATTGCTAAGGGGTCCCCTTTATTATGTTCTGATACTGATTTTTTGTGCTCTTGTGTTCTGGCGTGAGTCTCCAGTTGGTGTGGTCTCCTTGGCTATGATGTGTGCAGGGGATG GTATAGCTGATATCATTGGTAGAAGATATGGATCCTTGAAGATTCCTTACAATCAACATAAGAGTTTAGCTGGTAGCATGTCTATGCTTGTCTTTGGATTCTTGGTTTCAATTGG GATGCTCTACTACTATTCAGTTCTAGGACATGTGCAGTTGGATTGGGCAAGCACTGTGCCCAGAGTTGCTTTTATTTCTTTCGTGGCAACATTGGTGGAGTCCCTTCCCATTACTAAGGTAATAGATGACAACATCTCTGTTCCACTAGCTACCATGGTAGTGGCATTTTTCACTTTCCATCATTAA